A single genomic interval of Rosistilla ulvae harbors:
- a CDS encoding hydantoinase B/oxoprolinase family protein — MIKVWADIGGTFTDCFVSIPGQPLRWTKVLSSGSIKGRIDADSTAATVIDRLRVGDPDRFWNGSVLRLLDPHGTLVEQRVVESFTAATGQLQLAEPFSQPPQPGWAYELTSDLTAPVIATRLLLRLSADQPLPPLDVRMGTTRGTNALLTRRGAPTAFLTTAGFEDLLEIGQQDRPDLFTLNIVKRKPLYSTVAAVEERIAADGTILQPLDLDAARKQIDALRRSGAESLAIGLLNAYINPAHEQALVDLALAAGFANVSASHRIAPVIKLVDRAETTVLDAYLNPVIADYVAQVWQQFGGVDRCQLQLMTSGGTLVPGDAFRGKDSILSGPAGGVVALAEIARAHGADEAIGFDMGGTSTDVSRFAGQPVRQYEAFKAGTRILTPMMAIETVAAGGGSICRFDGQRMCVGPESAGADPGPACYGRGGPLTVTDLNVVLGRVLADRFPFPMDRDAAIARLSEIQQTMEAAGHPIESAEALAAGFRAIANHHMAEAVRAVTTAEGRDPRGMTLVGFGGAAGQHLCDVAEVLGIRKIIDHPQASLLSALGMGLAATGNTQSHGIYRPLEKVSDEELTDRIEAVTQQALAELPTAPDGVAATIRQTIDVRYLGTDAALEIDCRSRDEIAAAFHRQHREQFGYQRIDQPLELVAVRATVSLPGAASLQPLAEVESQACQPTVFQEVWLGDRWQQVASFDRDQLVPGSQIVGPAIVASDHHTLIVDRNWKAQVAEDHSIVLVQEEGASDRRVAVETDEATCDPVLLEIFASRFQQIANQMGLVLGRTAISVNVKERRDYSCAVFRGDGSLVANAPHVPVHLGAMGHTVRSIMQQFPEMFPGDCFVTNDPFAGGSHLPDVTVITPVFVDSDPQSASDQGTRRPDFFVASRAHHAEIGGVTPGSMPPDASNLSQEGVLIRGLALVRNGQQHQEDLKRLLSAGEYPSRCVAENLADIAAQQAAGTGGARDLCALVAQYGGAVVDRYMMHLQDVAAAAVSARLRRLPAGEMTFEDSLDDGTPICVQMQVIDDRLRIDFAGTAGVHPRGFNATPAIVTAAVLYVLRTLIDQPLPLNEGVLRCVDLHLPVGLLNPTRDDDPRKCPAVVAGNVETSQRVVDVLLGALGVAAASQGTMNNFVIGDATFGYYETICGGSGATATGDGASAVHTHMTNTRITDPEVLELRYPMRLIRFAIRRDSGGVGEHRGGDGAIREVEFLKPLTVSLLTGRRTDRPPYGLAGGADGALGENWHTAVDGVKQRLAACCRIEVQAGDRITLRTPGGGGYGAKT; from the coding sequence GGCCAGTTGCAACTGGCCGAGCCGTTTTCCCAACCGCCACAGCCCGGTTGGGCCTACGAACTGACAAGCGATCTGACCGCTCCGGTGATCGCCACGCGGCTGCTGCTGCGTCTGTCTGCGGATCAACCGCTGCCGCCGCTGGACGTTCGGATGGGAACCACTCGCGGCACCAACGCGCTCTTGACTCGCCGCGGTGCGCCGACCGCATTCCTCACGACCGCCGGCTTCGAGGATCTGTTGGAGATCGGTCAGCAGGATCGCCCCGATCTGTTCACGTTAAACATCGTCAAACGCAAGCCGCTCTATTCGACGGTCGCCGCAGTCGAAGAACGGATCGCCGCCGATGGCACGATTTTGCAGCCGTTGGATCTCGACGCGGCCCGCAAGCAGATCGACGCGCTGCGACGCTCCGGAGCCGAATCGCTGGCGATCGGTTTATTAAACGCCTACATCAACCCGGCCCACGAACAAGCACTGGTCGATCTTGCCCTGGCCGCTGGGTTCGCCAACGTGAGCGCGTCGCATCGGATTGCTCCGGTGATCAAGTTGGTCGATCGAGCCGAAACCACGGTCTTGGATGCCTACCTGAATCCGGTCATCGCCGACTATGTCGCTCAAGTTTGGCAGCAGTTCGGCGGCGTCGATCGATGTCAGTTGCAGTTGATGACAAGTGGCGGGACGTTGGTTCCCGGCGACGCCTTCCGCGGCAAAGACAGCATCCTTTCGGGGCCAGCCGGCGGCGTCGTGGCGCTGGCGGAAATCGCCCGCGCGCATGGGGCGGATGAGGCGATCGGTTTCGACATGGGAGGGACCAGCACCGACGTGAGTCGATTCGCGGGGCAGCCGGTCCGTCAATACGAAGCCTTCAAAGCGGGGACGCGAATCCTGACACCGATGATGGCGATCGAAACGGTTGCCGCCGGGGGCGGTTCGATCTGCCGGTTCGATGGCCAACGGATGTGTGTGGGGCCCGAAAGCGCTGGCGCCGATCCAGGCCCAGCCTGTTATGGGCGTGGCGGTCCGTTGACGGTAACCGATCTGAACGTCGTCTTGGGACGCGTGTTGGCCGATCGGTTTCCCTTCCCGATGGATCGCGATGCAGCGATCGCTCGGTTGTCCGAGATTCAGCAGACGATGGAAGCGGCGGGGCATCCGATCGAATCGGCCGAGGCGTTGGCCGCTGGCTTTCGCGCGATCGCGAACCATCATATGGCCGAAGCCGTCCGCGCGGTCACGACCGCCGAAGGCCGCGATCCGCGAGGTATGACGCTCGTCGGATTTGGCGGCGCCGCGGGGCAGCATCTGTGTGATGTCGCCGAGGTGTTGGGGATTCGCAAGATCATCGATCACCCGCAAGCGAGTCTGCTGAGCGCGTTGGGAATGGGACTGGCCGCGACGGGCAACACGCAATCGCACGGCATCTATCGGCCGCTGGAAAAGGTCTCCGACGAGGAACTAACCGATCGAATCGAAGCAGTCACGCAACAGGCGCTCGCCGAACTTCCAACAGCTCCCGACGGTGTCGCGGCAACGATTCGACAAACGATCGACGTCCGCTACCTCGGAACCGACGCGGCGCTCGAGATCGATTGCCGATCGCGCGACGAGATCGCAGCGGCGTTTCACCGTCAGCATCGCGAACAGTTTGGGTACCAGCGGATCGATCAACCGTTGGAACTTGTCGCGGTTCGTGCGACTGTCAGCTTGCCGGGTGCAGCGAGTCTGCAGCCTCTTGCCGAAGTCGAATCGCAGGCTTGCCAACCGACAGTGTTTCAAGAGGTCTGGCTCGGCGACCGCTGGCAACAAGTTGCTTCGTTCGACCGCGATCAATTGGTCCCCGGATCGCAGATCGTTGGCCCCGCGATCGTCGCGTCGGATCATCACACGTTGATCGTCGATCGCAACTGGAAGGCTCAGGTCGCCGAAGACCATTCGATCGTGCTGGTTCAAGAGGAAGGGGCAAGCGATCGGCGAGTTGCTGTTGAAACGGACGAAGCGACTTGCGATCCGGTGCTGTTGGAGATTTTTGCCAGCCGATTCCAGCAGATCGCCAATCAGATGGGACTGGTCCTCGGGCGGACCGCGATCAGCGTGAACGTCAAAGAGCGGCGGGACTACAGTTGTGCAGTCTTCCGCGGCGACGGCAGCCTGGTCGCCAACGCGCCTCACGTGCCGGTGCATCTGGGGGCGATGGGGCATACCGTCCGATCGATCATGCAGCAGTTTCCCGAGATGTTTCCGGGAGATTGTTTTGTCACCAACGATCCGTTTGCCGGCGGTTCGCATCTGCCCGACGTGACGGTGATCACGCCGGTCTTTGTCGATAGCGATCCGCAATCGGCGAGCGATCAGGGAACGAGACGTCCCGATTTCTTTGTCGCCAGCCGAGCGCATCACGCTGAGATCGGTGGGGTCACGCCCGGATCGATGCCGCCGGACGCGAGCAACCTCAGCCAGGAAGGTGTCTTGATTCGCGGTCTGGCATTGGTCCGCAACGGCCAGCAACATCAAGAGGATTTGAAGCGGTTGCTTTCGGCCGGCGAATATCCTTCGCGATGCGTGGCGGAGAATCTTGCCGACATTGCAGCGCAGCAAGCCGCCGGAACGGGCGGGGCACGCGATCTCTGCGCGTTGGTCGCTCAATACGGCGGCGCGGTGGTCGATCGCTACATGATGCATCTGCAAGATGTCGCCGCCGCCGCGGTTTCCGCTCGCCTGCGCCGGTTGCCCGCCGGTGAGATGACGTTCGAAGACTCTCTGGACGATGGCACGCCAATCTGCGTGCAGATGCAAGTCATCGACGATCGCTTGCGGATCGATTTCGCCGGCACCGCGGGCGTCCATCCGCGCGGATTTAATGCGACCCCGGCGATTGTGACCGCAGCGGTTTTGTACGTGCTGCGAACCTTGATCGATCAACCGCTGCCGTTGAACGAAGGCGTGCTGCGATGCGTCGACCTGCATCTACCGGTTGGGCTGTTGAACCCGACGCGAGACGACGATCCGAGAAAGTGTCCCGCGGTGGTGGCGGGGAATGTGGAGACGAGCCAACGCGTGGTCGACGTGCTGTTGGGAGCATTGGGCGTGGCGGCGGCAAGCCAAGGGACGATGAACAACTTCGTCATCGGCGACGCCACGTTCGGCTACTATGAAACGATTTGTGGTGGCAGCGGCGCAACGGCGACTGGCGACGGAGCGTCGGCGGTCCACACGCACATGACGAACACAAGGATCACCGATCCGGAGGTGCTCGAGTTGCGGTATCCGATGCGTTTGATTCGGTTTGCGATTCGACGCGACAGCGGCGGCGTGGGGGAACATCGCGGCGGCGACGGCGCGATTCGCGAGGTCGAGTTTTTGAAACCGCTGACCGTCTCGCTTTTGACCGGGCGGCGAACCGATCGCCCACCCTACGGTCTCGCTGGCGGAGCCGATGGCGCGTTGGGCGAGAATTGGCACACCGCGGTCGACGGCGTGAAACAGCGGCTCGCCGCCTGTTGCCGGATCGAAGTCCAAGCGGGCGACAGGATCACCTTGCGGACGCCCGGCGGCGGCGGGTACGGCGCGAAAACGTAG